In Edaphobacter paludis, a single window of DNA contains:
- a CDS encoding polysaccharide deacetylase family protein — protein sequence MRRTLRSLHLLYHELRPISSDYSYVVATSAFEEHLNLFRQIRETEGCSLRPEITFDDGHISNLEYGMPLLQSRGFIAQFFITVGWTGQKKGYMDWQELRELHGSGQMIGAHGWSHTLLTHCSKDELDGELRRSRLTLEDKLGTSITTMSLPGGRYNRRVLAACEEAGYTEVYTSIPRAEQTPHGSIIGRLNIRGDMKRDWIASALRPESGVLSRLGQQYRIKTTAQALLGDSLYGKLWSLVNRQESDSDAGATQ from the coding sequence GTGCGACGGACGTTGCGAAGTCTTCATCTGCTTTATCACGAACTTAGGCCCATAAGCAGCGACTATTCCTATGTCGTTGCGACCAGCGCGTTTGAAGAGCATCTCAATTTGTTTCGCCAAATCCGCGAAACCGAGGGATGTTCTTTAAGGCCTGAGATCACCTTTGATGATGGTCATATCTCCAACCTTGAATACGGGATGCCTCTCTTGCAATCGCGGGGCTTCATCGCGCAGTTTTTCATCACTGTGGGTTGGACAGGACAGAAGAAAGGTTACATGGATTGGCAGGAGTTGCGCGAGTTGCACGGATCGGGACAAATGATCGGCGCACACGGGTGGAGTCATACGCTGCTGACGCATTGCAGTAAAGATGAATTAGATGGAGAACTCAGGCGATCCAGGTTGACCCTTGAAGACAAACTGGGCACATCAATTACTACAATGTCTTTGCCAGGGGGGCGCTACAACCGGCGTGTCCTGGCGGCATGTGAGGAAGCTGGCTACACAGAAGTCTACACTTCAATTCCTCGCGCAGAGCAGACACCTCACGGCTCGATCATAGGCCGCCTGAATATCCGAGGGGACATGAAACGGGATTGGATTGCCAGCGCGCTGCGACCGGAGAGTGGAGTTTTGTCGCGACTCGGACAGCAGTATCGGATCAAAACTACTGCGCAGGCGTTACTGGGAGACAGTCTCTACGGGAAGCTCTGGTCGTTGGTGAATCGACAGGAGTCCGACAGCGATGCCGGGGCGACTCAATGA
- a CDS encoding serine acetyltransferase, translating into MASTLWKTLRADAYRYTGKGGWRPFLNAWIHDPGFRFTYYMRKVDYYKKRKRSLCIFLYIYNRILFQHYRFKYGFDISPTTSIGEGFYLGHFGGVVISPHAVLGSNINIGQGVTIGATSRGSRQGAPTLEDKVWVGANAIIVGNITIGCESLIAPGAYVNFDVPSKAVVLGNPGKVVSHSGSAGYVNRVFGES; encoded by the coding sequence TTGGCATCTACGCTTTGGAAAACCTTGCGGGCTGACGCTTACCGCTACACGGGCAAGGGTGGGTGGCGCCCATTTTTAAATGCATGGATTCATGATCCCGGGTTTCGCTTTACCTATTACATGCGCAAGGTCGACTATTACAAGAAACGAAAAAGGTCGCTCTGTATCTTCCTGTACATCTATAACCGTATCCTGTTTCAACATTACCGCTTTAAATATGGCTTCGACATCTCTCCCACCACCAGCATCGGAGAAGGGTTTTATCTTGGCCACTTCGGTGGTGTTGTTATCAGTCCACATGCGGTTTTGGGATCCAATATCAATATTGGTCAGGGAGTGACTATTGGAGCTACAAGCCGTGGTTCGCGCCAGGGAGCCCCTACCCTTGAAGACAAGGTATGGGTTGGGGCCAATGCAATCATTGTTGGAAACATCACCATTGGTTGCGAATCGCTCATCGCTCCCGGCGCTTATGTTAACTTCGATGTCCCCAGCAAAGCCGTCGTTCTGGGGAACCCCGGTAAAGTTGTTTCGCATTCGGGTTCCGCCGGCTACGTAAATAGAGTCTTTGGCGAATCCTAA
- a CDS encoding choice-of-anchor Q domain-containing protein: MVLKRCAIGVFCLLFIFLTVGPRQTQPVQAAAKLTEPPSTRPSLSTWFVRQDGGDRKQCTGRADAPYSGRGSKQPCALNHPYYLFTSQEQGDDHWIIGGGDTVIIRGGPYRMGYKGPNPNDGWGSCAGDPYRCSMPPVPSGTADHPTRLLGENYASCNKKTQLFGGYGLDAIIVLGGSQHVDIECLELTDHGQCTRAGAGYPASEGCSSSYPLSDYASIGIVTSNKTADVTLRNLDIHGLTSRGILGAIGGVFTVDHVRLGFNGMAGWDFDDGNGTASSPDATVNASYLTVEWSGCNEEYPISHSTPAFSCFDQNDAGYGDGVGTSDTPLNFTCDHCVFRYNTQDGFDLLHTSGSLISIKNSSSYGNMGQQWKFGAMKGVVFQNNLTVNNCSRMSAPFPGAPEGYHRYLSLFCRAAGEGIAFRITDSGTYLFQNNSFAGYGTTSYDISCWISCKKATVTYQNNLNIGYKNPADREVPAVFYFDNVPGNPFVTQDHNIYYNMRSCPSGSTQHCSDPKIVRMPVWNGEASLDDIDFHLTASSPARGGGVAPRQLPTDHDGVPLPAGAGYDIGAFHFHP, from the coding sequence ATGGTGCTCAAGCGATGTGCGATTGGCGTCTTTTGCCTGTTATTTATATTTCTTACCGTTGGACCCCGACAGACCCAACCCGTTCAAGCAGCAGCCAAATTGACCGAACCACCTTCAACGAGGCCTTCACTGTCCACTTGGTTTGTGCGGCAAGACGGCGGTGACCGTAAACAATGCACCGGCAGGGCAGATGCACCCTATTCAGGCCGAGGGTCAAAGCAGCCCTGTGCCCTTAATCATCCCTATTACTTATTCACGAGTCAAGAGCAAGGGGACGATCACTGGATCATTGGTGGCGGAGATACCGTCATCATACGAGGTGGGCCCTATCGCATGGGTTACAAGGGGCCGAATCCAAATGACGGGTGGGGCTCCTGTGCCGGCGACCCATATCGATGCTCTATGCCGCCTGTGCCATCGGGAACCGCCGACCATCCAACGCGGCTGCTTGGCGAAAACTATGCAAGCTGCAATAAGAAAACGCAATTATTTGGAGGCTATGGACTCGACGCGATTATTGTTCTGGGGGGCTCTCAGCATGTTGATATCGAGTGTCTCGAACTGACAGACCATGGCCAATGTACTCGTGCCGGTGCGGGATATCCAGCGTCAGAAGGATGCAGTAGCTCATACCCACTGTCCGATTATGCTTCTATTGGTATCGTTACAAGCAATAAGACTGCTGATGTCACCCTCAGAAATCTGGATATACATGGTCTAACGTCAAGAGGCATTCTGGGTGCAATCGGAGGGGTATTTACTGTCGATCATGTGCGGCTAGGATTCAATGGCATGGCTGGTTGGGACTTTGATGATGGCAATGGAACCGCCAGTTCGCCCGACGCAACGGTGAATGCTTCTTATCTGACTGTGGAATGGAGTGGCTGTAATGAGGAGTACCCGATCAGCCATTCAACTCCAGCTTTCAGTTGCTTCGACCAAAATGACGCTGGTTATGGCGACGGCGTAGGGACTTCGGATACTCCGCTGAATTTTACCTGTGACCATTGTGTCTTCCGATACAACACGCAGGATGGATTTGATCTGCTGCATACCAGCGGCAGCCTGATCTCGATCAAAAATTCGTCGTCTTATGGCAACATGGGCCAGCAGTGGAAATTTGGTGCGATGAAAGGCGTTGTCTTTCAGAACAACCTGACCGTGAATAACTGTAGCCGGATGTCCGCGCCGTTCCCCGGAGCGCCGGAGGGCTATCACAGATATCTTTCCCTGTTCTGCCGGGCGGCAGGCGAAGGAATTGCTTTCAGGATCACCGATAGTGGAACTTATCTCTTTCAGAACAACAGCTTTGCCGGCTATGGAACGACAAGTTATGACATTAGCTGCTGGATAAGCTGCAAGAAGGCAACTGTCACATACCAAAATAATCTAAATATTGGCTATAAAAATCCTGCCGACCGCGAGGTGCCAGCGGTGTTCTACTTCGATAACGTACCGGGCAATCCGTTTGTGACCCAGGATCATAATATCTACTACAACATGCGAAGTTGTCCCTCGGGTTCAACGCAACATTGTTCCGATCCGAAGATAGTCAGGATGCCCGTCTGGAATGGAGAAGCTTCCCTTGACGACATTGACTTTCACCTGACGGCCTCGAGCCCGGCACGTGGAGGCGGTGTGGCCCCGCGGCAGCTTCCTACCGATCACGACGGAGTGCCGCTGCCAGCGGGTGCCGGATACGATATTGGAGCTTTTCACTTTCATCCCTGA
- a CDS encoding glycosyltransferase family 2 protein: MSSPLPQSLSFESGKGPSVLVVILNWNSPEETKTAVASVFAMDYQNLRVAIIENGSIDNSAEILKELVSDRVQLILSPENLGYTGGCNLGFDLAVQSNADYVWLLNSDAVTEANALSSLIRIAEHDHTIGLISPIIATLHDPSKLVHVVGRFDPKTPRCDSTKDIEVGRRWITSDPGQIMLLGTALLVRVAMVRKIGGFDAALFAYWEDTDLSLRANKAGFRNVVDFNSVVYHTERSAKETPDEIKPHFWYYMARNEIYFWKKHVSLFGRIKPLWWQYTTQLKFLKLVKGNEVSRQAILAGLWDGWFRNTGAYRSNLRMPYLASKIVEAHSEIR; the protein is encoded by the coding sequence TTGTCATCTCCGCTGCCGCAATCGCTGAGTTTTGAGTCAGGCAAAGGCCCCAGTGTACTCGTTGTCATCTTGAACTGGAACTCTCCAGAAGAGACGAAAACCGCCGTTGCATCTGTATTTGCGATGGATTACCAAAACCTCAGGGTGGCGATCATTGAAAACGGATCAATCGACAACTCGGCGGAGATACTCAAAGAGCTTGTCAGTGACCGCGTTCAACTGATCCTCTCCCCCGAAAACCTCGGCTACACCGGCGGTTGCAATCTTGGCTTCGACTTGGCTGTTCAGAGCAATGCCGATTATGTCTGGCTGTTGAATAGCGATGCCGTTACCGAAGCAAATGCATTGTCCTCGCTCATTCGAATCGCAGAACACGACCACACCATTGGATTGATTTCCCCTATCATCGCGACCCTACATGACCCATCAAAGTTGGTTCATGTAGTAGGAAGATTCGATCCCAAAACCCCCCGGTGTGATTCGACCAAAGATATTGAGGTTGGGCGCCGATGGATAACCAGCGATCCCGGCCAGATCATGCTGCTAGGCACAGCCCTTCTGGTAAGAGTTGCCATGGTGCGCAAAATTGGGGGTTTCGACGCGGCGCTCTTCGCCTATTGGGAAGATACTGACCTTTCACTTAGGGCCAACAAGGCTGGATTCCGCAACGTGGTTGACTTTAACTCCGTCGTGTATCACACGGAAAGATCAGCTAAAGAGACCCCTGACGAAATAAAACCTCATTTCTGGTACTACATGGCGCGAAACGAGATCTATTTCTGGAAAAAGCATGTGAGCTTATTCGGCAGAATCAAGCCATTATGGTGGCAATACACGACTCAATTAAAGTTTCTAAAACTCGTTAAAGGCAACGAAGTCTCGCGCCAGGCCATTCTCGCCGGACTTTGGGATGGATGGTTCAGAAATACAGGAGCGTATCGTTCCAATCTCCGCATGCCATACCTGGCCTCCAAGATTGTTGAAGCGCACAGTGAAATCCGCTAG
- a CDS encoding glycosyltransferase, whose product MGHWETPESAVSVLVPTYNRAHFLPETLDSILSQTYSPAEIIVVDDGSTDDTQDVVSRLYPKVKYHRINNSGVCTARNIAASFATSPYIAFCDSDDLWRQDKLEKQMELHLRHPEVQHSFTNFSIVTEGNWARETKFDGARPTFFAHCEKALDFALICGASLYDELLTFQPIFPSTTLMSRDFFYRIGGYKDSLGRVLSEDLEFALRCVQHAPIGIITEPVVGIRKHTSNFSGSTFATTCGEIEILNYALQNHSVTESTKELLADQIALRRVGASYGAFSAGRFTACKELLSAIPNRYLTPKLRLKLLISNSPEPIARFLQKLFVQS is encoded by the coding sequence ATGGGGCATTGGGAAACACCTGAGTCGGCGGTCAGCGTATTAGTGCCGACCTATAATCGAGCGCATTTCCTCCCTGAGACTCTTGACTCAATTCTTTCACAGACCTATTCGCCTGCAGAGATCATCGTGGTCGATGACGGTTCGACGGACGACACGCAAGATGTGGTCTCGCGGCTCTACCCGAAGGTAAAGTATCATCGCATTAATAATTCCGGGGTTTGCACTGCCCGGAATATAGCAGCTTCGTTCGCGACTTCTCCTTACATCGCATTCTGTGACAGTGATGATCTGTGGCGACAAGACAAGCTTGAAAAGCAGATGGAGCTTCACCTTCGGCATCCAGAAGTGCAACACTCATTTACTAACTTCTCCATCGTCACAGAAGGGAACTGGGCCCGCGAAACCAAGTTTGATGGTGCGAGGCCGACTTTCTTTGCCCATTGTGAAAAGGCGCTCGATTTTGCCTTGATATGCGGCGCATCACTTTATGACGAACTATTAACGTTTCAGCCTATCTTTCCATCTACGACGCTGATGTCCAGAGATTTTTTTTATAGAATTGGTGGTTATAAGGATTCTCTTGGACGAGTGCTATCCGAGGACCTGGAATTTGCGCTTCGCTGTGTTCAGCATGCTCCAATTGGGATTATTACCGAACCGGTGGTCGGAATCAGAAAGCATACGTCCAATTTTTCAGGAAGCACTTTCGCGACAACGTGTGGCGAGATCGAGATTTTGAATTATGCTCTTCAGAACCATTCAGTGACAGAGTCTACGAAAGAGCTACTGGCGGATCAAATAGCGCTTCGTCGGGTAGGAGCATCCTATGGCGCGTTTTCAGCGGGTAGGTTTACGGCATGCAAGGAACTCTTATCTGCGATTCCCAATCGCTACCTGACGCCGAAGCTGCGGCTGAAGCTCCTCATCTCTAACAGCCCGGAACCAATCGCTAGATTTTTGCAGAAATTGTTCGTCCAGTCCTAG
- a CDS encoding glycosyltransferase family 4 protein, with protein sequence MKKTDRLRVVVLTDTFLPHAGGSRFYYYNLFKRIAGLGHEVTIETSKVPGWQEFDTREQTATFKIKRRFTPLPDLSYSQLPKIAGPLLTAFVDSVFHRPDIIHCGDLYPGGMIGVILKKLLGIPYVAYCHGEDITLTDKRRFQPRLRNFIYRNSDAVVANGAFAIENLIRIGIQRDKIHKITPGLDTSVFYPVAADSSLRQHYNIESNELVVMTVARLVPRKGHARVMRALAALRSEVSPFKYVIVGRGSIEAELRDLANQLNLRDKVVFAGFVADDKLNQHYNMADIVVMPNTEEAGDIEGFGMVFLEANAAGKPVIGGRSGGTAEAVAEGESGFLVDSDEDFELRDALQRLLMDASLRESMGAKGLQRARTEFDWDTRAALLGQISADIVASKR encoded by the coding sequence ATGAAAAAGACGGACCGCTTGCGAGTCGTGGTGCTTACCGATACTTTCCTTCCCCATGCGGGAGGTTCCCGCTTTTACTACTACAATTTATTTAAGCGAATTGCAGGCCTGGGCCACGAAGTTACCATTGAGACGAGCAAGGTACCAGGATGGCAGGAATTCGACACAAGAGAACAAACGGCCACATTCAAAATTAAACGGCGCTTTACCCCGTTGCCCGATCTGAGTTATTCCCAACTCCCAAAGATTGCCGGCCCATTACTGACAGCGTTCGTCGATTCGGTGTTTCATCGTCCAGACATTATCCATTGCGGAGACCTTTATCCGGGGGGGATGATCGGGGTAATACTGAAAAAGTTGTTAGGGATACCGTATGTCGCATACTGTCATGGAGAAGACATCACGCTGACGGACAAACGAAGATTTCAGCCTCGGCTACGAAACTTTATTTATCGAAATTCGGACGCAGTCGTTGCAAACGGCGCCTTTGCAATTGAGAACTTAATACGGATAGGAATTCAGCGGGATAAGATCCACAAGATAACTCCAGGCCTGGATACGAGTGTGTTCTATCCAGTTGCGGCTGATTCAAGTCTGCGTCAACACTACAACATTGAGAGTAACGAACTTGTGGTGATGACGGTAGCGCGACTAGTCCCACGTAAGGGACACGCGCGGGTCATGCGGGCTTTAGCGGCACTTCGGTCAGAGGTATCGCCGTTCAAGTATGTAATCGTGGGTCGTGGGTCAATCGAAGCAGAACTGCGCGATCTCGCTAACCAACTCAACCTTCGGGATAAGGTGGTCTTTGCTGGGTTTGTTGCGGATGATAAGTTGAACCAACACTATAATATGGCTGATATTGTTGTGATGCCTAACACCGAAGAGGCGGGTGACATTGAAGGTTTTGGGATGGTATTTCTGGAAGCAAATGCCGCGGGCAAGCCAGTCATCGGCGGACGTTCCGGGGGAACCGCTGAAGCTGTCGCTGAAGGCGAGTCAGGATTTCTAGTCGATAGCGATGAAGACTTTGAATTACGGGATGCCCTGCAACGATTGCTTATGGACGCCAGTTTGCGGGAGAGTATGGGAGCGAAAGGATTGCAGCGGGCAAGGACGGAATTTGACTGGGATACACGTGCAGCACTGCTGGGCCAGATAAGTGCCGATATTGTTGCTTCGAAGCGATAA
- a CDS encoding polysaccharide biosynthesis C-terminal domain-containing protein produces MANTKRFAFNVLMNWAAVAVGMVVPFFLTPFVVRHLGSAAYGVWILAVSTVAYLNLLDLGLRSAVIRFVSKADAEGNLEDAQAAIGAALWFRLLISAVVVVISILLALSFPHLFKVPSDLRRASQITVLMCALGIAVTLISGVFGAVLAAIHRFDILSWVTVMQTLARAGGVLLLLRSGRGLVALAYWEFTVVLLTGLVTAAIALKMFPASRVPVRRPRGEILKAIWSYSFTTFVLIIAVQVIINTDNLAVGAFLSVGLVAFYSIGSSLVSYSSQVSSAVSTTFAPLASNLEASGQFDELRKLLIRGTQGTLALMLPISVALLFRGKTFIGLWVGQEYSETSGTVLQILMIAQFFSVASSTAGAIMMAIGKHKPVAKWAVIEALVNLGLSLVLVETVGLYGVAWGTSLSTAVIYMIFWPRYVHKILGVSVGRFLWEGWTKVTLCVVPYGIASILADRFWHAPNMIIFFGQILATLPVYVICLLLVFRNDAHALFQKWRQSRRVQAEATL; encoded by the coding sequence ATGGCTAATACTAAGCGTTTTGCATTCAATGTACTCATGAATTGGGCAGCTGTGGCAGTCGGCATGGTGGTGCCGTTCTTCCTCACTCCATTCGTAGTGCGGCACCTCGGCTCTGCGGCGTACGGCGTCTGGATACTTGCGGTTTCGACGGTGGCGTACCTGAATCTTCTTGATCTGGGGCTGCGCAGTGCGGTTATACGGTTTGTCTCCAAAGCAGACGCGGAAGGGAATCTTGAAGACGCGCAGGCGGCTATCGGTGCTGCGCTATGGTTCAGGCTGCTCATTTCAGCGGTGGTCGTGGTTATCAGTATCCTGCTGGCGCTTTCCTTCCCTCATCTGTTCAAGGTCCCCTCCGATCTGCGAAGAGCTTCCCAGATAACCGTATTGATGTGCGCGCTGGGAATCGCCGTCACTCTCATTTCGGGCGTCTTTGGTGCCGTGCTTGCAGCAATTCACCGCTTCGACATCTTGAGTTGGGTAACAGTGATGCAAACCCTTGCCCGTGCAGGCGGCGTTCTGCTCCTGCTGCGCAGTGGCAGAGGATTGGTGGCGCTCGCTTATTGGGAGTTTACGGTCGTTCTCTTGACGGGGCTGGTCACCGCGGCCATCGCGTTGAAGATGTTTCCGGCTTCCAGAGTGCCAGTGCGGCGTCCACGTGGGGAGATCCTAAAGGCAATCTGGTCGTATAGCTTCACGACATTTGTCTTGATTATTGCTGTACAGGTCATCATTAATACGGACAACCTTGCGGTGGGCGCATTTTTGTCGGTGGGGTTGGTTGCGTTTTATTCGATCGGCAGCAGCCTTGTTTCGTATTCAAGCCAGGTTTCCTCCGCGGTATCCACTACCTTCGCGCCACTGGCGAGCAATCTGGAAGCATCAGGTCAGTTTGACGAGCTTAGAAAATTGCTGATACGCGGAACCCAGGGTACGCTCGCCCTGATGTTGCCCATCAGTGTTGCACTGCTCTTTCGCGGTAAAACCTTTATCGGACTATGGGTTGGTCAAGAATATAGCGAGACGTCCGGGACAGTACTACAGATTTTGATGATCGCCCAGTTTTTCAGTGTGGCAAGTTCGACGGCTGGCGCCATCATGATGGCGATCGGAAAGCACAAGCCCGTGGCGAAATGGGCAGTGATTGAAGCGCTCGTTAATCTTGGTCTCAGTCTCGTCCTGGTGGAGACGGTAGGGCTCTATGGGGTAGCCTGGGGCACATCACTTTCCACTGCCGTTATCTATATGATTTTCTGGCCGCGCTATGTTCATAAAATTCTTGGAGTGTCTGTTGGCCGGTTCTTATGGGAGGGTTGGACAAAGGTGACTCTGTGCGTCGTTCCCTATGGCATCGCCAGCATCCTAGCGGATAGATTCTGGCATGCCCCTAATATGATTATTTTCTTTGGTCAGATTCTCGCAACGCTCCCCGTGTACGTAATTTGCCTATTGCTCGTATTTCGCAATGATGCACACGCTCTCTTCCAGAAGTGGCGCCAATCGAGACGAGTACAAGCAGAGGCCACATTATGA
- a CDS encoding glycosyltransferase family 2 protein: protein MRSLFWISFAVVAYAYFGYAVWLWLYARIRNNPIRKQAITPTVSIIIAARNEEANLPAKLKNLSLLDYPRGHLQVVITSDGSTDRTADILRENSATITSVILDESHGKALALNHAVRQATGEILVFLDARQSIEANAVSELASCFADLQVGAVSGDLLLEAAPGLPSTDGLGIYWKIEKAIRKLESASGSVVGVTGAIYAIRRELYTEIPAGTILDDVFIPMNVVRAGQRVIFQPSAIARDRLFSEKGKEFSRKVRTLTGNYQLLRISPWLLSPENPLLFRFISHKLLRLLVPLLLFVMIATSALAGGSFYRAILFVQVLFYLLAALGSLAGPLGKFKPIAIANTFVVLNAAAVLAFYNFITRRSRVWVR, encoded by the coding sequence ATGAGATCACTTTTCTGGATCTCCTTCGCCGTTGTGGCATATGCCTACTTTGGTTATGCCGTCTGGCTGTGGCTTTACGCCCGCATACGCAACAATCCCATTCGGAAACAGGCGATAACGCCAACGGTTTCCATTATCATCGCCGCACGCAACGAGGAAGCAAATCTCCCGGCCAAGCTCAAGAATCTTAGCCTCCTTGACTATCCGCGCGGTCACTTGCAAGTCGTAATCACCTCAGATGGTTCAACGGACCGCACTGCGGATATCCTTCGTGAAAACTCGGCCACAATCACTTCTGTCATCCTCGATGAATCCCACGGTAAAGCCTTGGCTCTGAACCACGCTGTCCGACAAGCGACTGGCGAAATCCTCGTCTTCCTGGATGCACGCCAGTCGATAGAGGCCAACGCTGTTTCGGAATTGGCCTCCTGCTTCGCAGACCTGCAGGTGGGCGCGGTCAGCGGCGATCTTTTACTCGAAGCCGCGCCTGGACTGCCATCTACGGACGGACTCGGCATCTATTGGAAGATTGAAAAGGCAATTCGCAAGCTCGAATCCGCTTCGGGTTCAGTTGTAGGGGTGACAGGAGCTATCTACGCTATCCGGCGCGAACTGTACACGGAGATCCCTGCCGGGACCATCCTTGACGACGTCTTTATTCCGATGAATGTGGTGCGCGCCGGTCAGCGGGTCATATTCCAACCCTCTGCCATTGCGCGAGATCGGCTTTTCAGCGAAAAAGGAAAGGAGTTTTCCAGAAAAGTCCGCACCTTGACCGGCAACTACCAATTGCTCCGAATTTCACCCTGGCTGCTCTCCCCCGAGAATCCGCTCCTCTTTCGCTTCATCAGCCACAAACTCCTACGGCTTCTGGTTCCGCTGCTTCTATTTGTCATGATCGCAACATCAGCGCTAGCCGGGGGTTCTTTCTATCGGGCAATTCTCTTCGTCCAGGTACTTTTCTACCTGCTGGCTGCCCTCGGAAGCCTGGCCGGCCCTCTTGGGAAATTCAAGCCGATCGCCATAGCCAATACCTTTGTCGTACTAAATGCAGCTGCGGTGCTCGCCTTCTATAATTTCATTACCAGGCGGAGTAGGGTATGGGTCAGATGA
- a CDS encoding O-antigen ligase family protein: MGTGIGHYIPLAFYLGCFVMAIRALTGKPLQTFYFVILLIPYRTMRDHFLGYPLGPNVLTILVLSIIVGAIIQGKRLPKSRLYLIWLIMGVYLYFSMWLGFALGHANAPLWIHDLNFSTWKDYMMIPLIFVAAGLVVEDRKAVRNVILFTAISLLAIDRSSLMDSMSRTWGSFDESKRDGGPLGFAGANGLAAFLAQFAMFFWGFGQFLKRKKARLLCYALVATTLFATMYTFSRAAYLAVVVVAVLLGIMKDRKLIPIIAIFLFTWQAIVPVAVNERISMTRDSNGQLEASAQERVDLWENAKKSFYSEPIFGNGYATFQYGDHVADLKDTHNWYVKVLVETGIVGGLLALLMLQQMLALSYGLFRRAKDPLYRGFGFGLFLTICASIILNCFGDRWTYVEVTGLIWALVGTAASAANFVEAPSTDAKLAALDSSTAVNPYMAYH, encoded by the coding sequence GTGGGAACAGGAATTGGACACTATATCCCGTTGGCTTTTTACCTGGGCTGCTTCGTCATGGCAATTCGCGCCCTGACGGGAAAACCACTCCAGACATTTTATTTCGTCATTCTGTTGATCCCCTACCGCACCATGCGGGATCATTTTCTCGGCTATCCTCTGGGCCCTAACGTTCTGACGATTCTGGTACTTTCGATCATTGTCGGGGCGATTATCCAAGGGAAAAGGCTTCCGAAGTCACGCCTCTACCTCATTTGGCTCATCATGGGGGTCTATCTCTATTTTTCGATGTGGCTCGGGTTTGCGCTCGGCCATGCAAACGCGCCCCTTTGGATCCATGACCTCAACTTCTCAACATGGAAAGACTACATGATGATTCCGCTGATTTTTGTCGCAGCGGGATTAGTTGTCGAAGACAGGAAGGCTGTTCGAAACGTAATCCTGTTTACAGCGATTTCATTGCTGGCCATCGACCGAAGCTCATTGATGGATAGCATGTCGCGAACCTGGGGGAGTTTTGACGAGAGTAAGCGTGACGGCGGCCCGCTCGGGTTCGCAGGCGCAAATGGCCTTGCGGCATTCCTGGCCCAGTTTGCCATGTTTTTCTGGGGCTTCGGGCAGTTTCTTAAACGCAAAAAGGCCCGATTGCTGTGTTATGCGTTGGTCGCTACCACCCTGTTTGCGACCATGTACACCTTTTCCCGTGCAGCTTACCTCGCAGTCGTGGTCGTCGCGGTTCTGCTCGGCATAATGAAGGATCGAAAGCTTATTCCTATCATTGCCATCTTTTTGTTTACCTGGCAGGCTATCGTGCCGGTCGCCGTAAACGAGCGGATCTCCATGACAAGAGATTCTAACGGCCAGCTTGAAGCGTCTGCGCAGGAACGCGTCGATCTCTGGGAAAACGCCAAGAAATCCTTCTACAGCGAGCCAATCTTCGGGAACGGCTATGCAACCTTCCAATACGGAGACCATGTCGCCGATCTGAAAGATACTCATAACTGGTATGTTAAAGTTCTCGTTGAAACAGGCATTGTGGGCGGTCTGCTTGCCCTCCTGATGCTTCAACAGATGCTTGCCCTGTCCTATGGACTCTTCAGGCGAGCAAAGGACCCTCTTTACAGGGGTTTCGGTTTTGGCCTTTTTCTTACCATCTGCGCCAGTATTATTCTCAACTGCTTTGGTGACCGATGGACCTACGTTGAAGTCACCGGACTCATTTGGGCTCTCGTTGGCACTGCTGCATCAGCGGCAAATTTCGTTGAGGCCCCGTCGACGGACGCAAAGCTTGCGGCACTCGATTCAAGCACCGCCGTCAATCCATACATGGCTTATCACTAA